In Ailuropoda melanoleuca isolate Jingjing chromosome 4, ASM200744v2, whole genome shotgun sequence, the following proteins share a genomic window:
- the LOC105236937 gene encoding atherin-like encodes MKALVQGSTSVQNQGCLTLKSKFFNPTLYRFFPSSGEACAGRGEPEESAEPRASRVGADAAAAEAVAAPPPPARPNRRYDGHARAARPPPVGAPATAGRPQAGAGWPARSCRRLPGTISAVPRVAAPPGPLARAHRGGRGLRRDPPRPRPVGWRRRGKDPSLPGLYRSCPAAREDLPARSGGVRGGGAEGTSRGPPSSEKL; translated from the exons ATGAAGGCACTTGTCCAAGGTTCAACTAGTGTTCAAAACCAGGGATGTTTGACTCTGAAATCCAAGTTCTTTAACCCTACGCTGTACCGCTTTTTCCCCTCCAGTG GTGAGGCCTGCGCGGGCCGCGGGGAGCCGGAGGAGAGCGCCGAGCCTCGGGCCAGCCGGGTCGGTGCGGACGCCGCGGCGGCGGAGGCCGtggccgcccctcccccaccggccCGGCCCAACCGCCGCTACGAC GGACACGCACGGGCCGCGCGTCCGCCGCCAGTCGGCGCTCCGGCAACTGCCGGGCGACCCCAGGCGGGGGCGGGTTGGCCGGCCCGATCCTGCCGGCGGCTTCCCGGAACAATAAGCGCCGTACCCCGAGTGGCGGCGCCGCCGGGACCCCTCGCTCGGGCCCACCGAGGCGGTCGGGGGCTGAGGCGTGAcccgccccggccccggcctGTTGGCTGGCGACGTCGGGGGAAAGACCCGAGCCTGCCGGGACTCTACCGTTCCTGCCCCGCCGCCCGGGAAGACCTGCCCGCCCGAAGCGGCGGAGTCCGCGGCGGCGGCGCTGAGGGCACCTCCCGCGGGCCTCCGAGCTCTGAG aaactcTGA